The Leptospira fainei serovar Hurstbridge str. BUT 6 genome includes a window with the following:
- a CDS encoding response regulator, giving the protein MGSPVILVIDDEIQIRRLLRMACEPEGYKLEEAVSVEDALSKFYMVRPDVVVLDLGLPEKGGEEFLIQIRDSGAKVPVLVLSVKDSEKDKIHLLDAGADDYLTKPFGVGEFLARIRVLLRHSSPEKTDVKVKIGSLELDFGTRRVTKSGKDVRLTPTEYSFLKLLATYPGKIITQTQILKELWGPNQISEAGYLRVYVNQIRKKIEADPSKPEILITEPGVGYYLKAEDQSAKF; this is encoded by the coding sequence TTGGGTAGTCCGGTCATTTTAGTCATCGATGACGAAATTCAAATTCGCAGACTATTAAGAATGGCCTGCGAACCGGAAGGTTATAAATTAGAGGAGGCCGTTTCAGTAGAAGATGCATTATCAAAATTTTATATGGTCCGTCCCGATGTCGTCGTTTTAGATTTAGGTTTACCGGAGAAAGGTGGAGAGGAATTTCTCATTCAAATTCGGGATTCCGGTGCGAAAGTTCCCGTTTTAGTGCTAAGCGTTAAGGACTCTGAAAAAGATAAGATCCATCTATTGGATGCAGGGGCGGACGATTATCTGACCAAGCCTTTCGGAGTCGGGGAATTTTTAGCGAGGATCCGTGTGCTTCTCCGTCATTCGTCTCCTGAAAAAACGGACGTTAAAGTAAAGATCGGAAGTCTAGAATTGGATTTCGGAACAAGGCGAGTAACGAAATCAGGAAAAGATGTTCGCTTGACTCCGACGGAGTATTCTTTTCTAAAATTGCTCGCAACATATCCGGGCAAGATTATCACTCAGACGCAGATTTTGAAGGAGCTCTGGGGTCCGAACCAGATTTCGGAAGCGGGTTATTTGCGCGTCTATGTAAATCAGATTCGGAAAAAAATCGAAGCCGATCCGAGTAAGCCGGAAATACTGATTACGGAGCCTGGCGTAGGCTATTACTTAAAAGCGGAAGATCAGTCCGCGAAATTCTAA